Proteins from one Catalinimonas alkaloidigena genomic window:
- a CDS encoding PKD domain-containing protein: protein MTPPTALCSQEPAQFTDASTWKDGTIRRWRWDFGNGQYSEEQHPVVTYADPGTYQVTLLASDSSGCGNPVTKTVVVQPGPDVAFAFSRVCFGDSVAFQDLTSFPNGTAFASRSWNFGDTASGTANYSSLPAPTHYYADTGTYTVTLVVSTANGCENILQKQVRIYALPEADFTYEMPAVALDSNYFTDVTKAIGQKVQTWHWDFGDGGTDTRQHPAHFYNQPGSYTVRLAILTEQGCADTLTKVVQVENRCPEVSFSLSATEVDAGEAITVTPAVSADAVSLEWDFCTGDLALDPLVQIGTLLPAGLAAASVPAVVQQDSVWFAFVASSTGNLYRAPLDSNLAPLRWDYVGNPSGKLSNVKELHLLKEGNTWYGLAINRDNQNLIRITFGSRLDNDDVLPMAEVVRSLGVTPSHLKIVQEKDAIFGFVVSEGSNVVRRLSFGSSVLALPTVEAISSPLLPSGISLRDLALVQDCNEWWGVLVSSATTYYRLEFGRSLANSPIIKNLTNRVRTADGEVMLLDNPVSVSALQEGGAFYALVHNASGVLWRMQFGASMRNDEVAGTRFANLGMANLEGVRYAKRGSTWAGWGVNRSTRQPYRVMFPNACHASVATVQTTSAEPQTLTYAKGGDYQLALRVTNARGDARSVSRSIHVNAKETTPITCEWAGFNAPATVCAFDSVSLQNVSGAQATNFSWDFCVGELLKTPTTRTTVSGLAGNLYLGLEPVWYQGKWYLFSPLFDASAKASLGRYTLSSDMSTVTASTNWGNVGGTLNYPGHLRIVEDHSAWWGLVANRADYTLTRLGFGNALTNDPTAEALPLINRANGDLELVKDPRDGWVALVSSQTDNNLAVLQFGSSLANGPTLSYIVPGTAGIPGTTALEAMGVIRECDHWYVLLNAPTVERFYLLDFGNSLLNTPTLENISFQIPGVTDVNELTLVRDGGNILAFMSLNGGEIVRANFGASIRNTPTLTRFSNLGVERPWGLKFVQNGSTWTTFVAHNATTGAKSIKRLVFPENCGLATAPVRKGAAPGPLVYTEPGLHQLSLTASDANGNTTTFTRSIQVQMPVRPDFETAGGQCVGQPISFLETTTVSAGGIQGVRWDFGDGTSSSEFSPQHSYTATGTYTVRLTVTSTLGCVIPKEHTLRIYPKPHPDFTYEAEPCANDSIVFRDVSQFATDTIRTWSWNFAGLGTSREQNPVFIFPEAGTYPVTLTVRGVSGCDTSVTRNVTLKQGPVVDFAVNGKQAQTLQFCLGEILSFQSAVDLKGTAQQSFAWNFGDGTSSNEPNPVHVFSTPGTYRVALTVANDLGCTTTRSRQVQVRTLPSADFSFTANCVGNTTTFTVTNVSTDSNYDLQWNFGDGTEATGDVVRHTYDSAGTYNVRLTILTQFGCASTTVQQVPVTNAPAAQFAFAQTCGSSQVDFSNQGLTGTGVVYAWSFGDLAAGQANFSAEENPAHAFTAPGRYRVALQVTDLASNCSSVVQQWVDVYEAGNAAFAYEGQCVNQPTQFWNQSTLEGDSVVRYHWDFAGIDSSQLQHPSFTFPDTGRYEVHLAIETARGCFDDTTLWVQVFAFPIADFTYGSTSGPLPLAVNFTNLTQNASSFEWTFGDGATSTDASPVHAFAEEGAFEVVLIARSEGGCADTLRQVVNIEEQVRQDVHLTNLEVMENAGSLTVRAELKNEGNTTITGLTLRAELGNDVILQEQWIGELRPGGTVTHTFASRLLNRAALPYLCVAVDALPAETQVENNRLCNVRTTQLQVFEPYPNPVNHQAELMYVLPTDGRVELQVVDMTGQEALREVNETAAAGVHRHQLLVEALRPGVYHVVVLYAEQRVVRKLVVLH, encoded by the coding sequence ATGACGCCGCCTACTGCGCTGTGTTCGCAAGAACCTGCCCAATTCACGGATGCGTCTACCTGGAAGGACGGCACGATTCGGCGTTGGCGCTGGGATTTTGGTAACGGGCAGTACAGTGAAGAGCAGCATCCTGTTGTAACGTATGCGGACCCCGGTACTTATCAGGTGACGTTACTTGCATCCGATTCGAGTGGGTGCGGTAATCCGGTGACGAAAACGGTGGTAGTACAGCCGGGGCCCGATGTGGCGTTTGCGTTTTCGCGCGTGTGCTTTGGCGATTCCGTAGCGTTTCAGGATCTGACATCTTTTCCGAATGGAACGGCATTTGCCTCGCGGAGCTGGAATTTTGGTGACACGGCTAGCGGTACTGCCAATTATTCTTCTTTACCTGCCCCTACGCACTATTACGCGGATACGGGGACCTATACGGTTACGTTGGTAGTCAGCACGGCGAACGGCTGTGAAAACATCCTGCAAAAGCAGGTCCGGATTTATGCGTTACCGGAAGCGGATTTTACTTATGAAATGCCGGCCGTTGCGCTCGATTCTAACTACTTCACCGACGTCACGAAGGCCATTGGGCAGAAGGTACAGACGTGGCACTGGGATTTTGGCGACGGCGGCACGGATACCCGACAGCATCCCGCTCATTTTTACAATCAGCCCGGTAGCTACACGGTGCGACTGGCCATTCTGACGGAACAGGGCTGTGCCGATACCCTTACGAAGGTAGTGCAGGTGGAGAACCGCTGTCCGGAGGTAAGCTTTTCTTTGTCAGCAACAGAAGTGGACGCTGGCGAAGCAATCACGGTGACGCCGGCCGTGTCGGCAGATGCGGTGTCGCTAGAGTGGGACTTTTGCACTGGAGATCTGGCGTTGGATCCGCTGGTGCAGATTGGGACACTGTTGCCTGCTGGGCTGGCCGCCGCGAGTGTGCCTGCCGTGGTGCAGCAAGACTCGGTCTGGTTTGCGTTTGTGGCCAGTAGTACAGGGAATCTGTATCGCGCTCCGTTGGACAGTAATTTGGCACCACTCCGCTGGGATTACGTAGGCAATCCTTCTGGGAAATTATCGAATGTCAAAGAGTTGCATCTTCTTAAAGAAGGTAACACCTGGTATGGGCTGGCCATTAACCGGGATAATCAAAACCTGATCCGCATCACGTTCGGCAGCCGCCTGGACAACGACGATGTACTGCCTATGGCAGAAGTAGTGCGTTCGCTGGGGGTGACACCCTCCCACCTAAAAATCGTTCAGGAGAAGGACGCTATCTTCGGTTTTGTGGTAAGTGAAGGAAGCAATGTCGTGCGCCGGTTGAGTTTCGGCAGCTCGGTACTGGCCCTGCCTACCGTCGAAGCCATTTCTTCTCCTTTGCTTCCCTCGGGCATAAGCTTGCGTGACCTTGCCTTGGTGCAGGACTGCAACGAGTGGTGGGGCGTGCTGGTTTCCAGCGCCACGACGTACTATCGATTGGAGTTCGGCCGGTCGCTGGCCAACAGCCCGATCATTAAGAACCTGACCAACCGCGTGCGGACGGCCGACGGCGAAGTGATGCTGCTCGACAATCCCGTCAGTGTTTCGGCTTTGCAGGAAGGAGGAGCGTTTTATGCACTCGTACACAACGCTTCCGGTGTGCTGTGGCGCATGCAATTTGGCGCCTCCATGCGGAACGACGAAGTGGCTGGAACGCGTTTCGCTAACTTGGGTATGGCCAACCTGGAAGGGGTTCGCTATGCGAAGCGAGGCTCTACCTGGGCTGGGTGGGGGGTAAACCGCTCGACTCGGCAGCCCTACCGGGTGATGTTCCCGAACGCCTGCCATGCCTCGGTGGCTACAGTACAGACAACTAGTGCCGAGCCGCAGACACTCACGTATGCCAAAGGTGGCGACTACCAACTTGCTCTTCGTGTGACCAACGCCCGGGGAGATGCCCGGTCCGTATCGCGCTCCATTCACGTGAACGCCAAAGAAACCACGCCGATCACGTGCGAGTGGGCGGGTTTCAACGCACCAGCTACCGTCTGTGCTTTCGATAGTGTCTCCCTGCAAAACGTCTCCGGTGCGCAGGCAACGAATTTTAGTTGGGATTTTTGTGTAGGTGAACTCTTAAAAACCCCTACTACTCGAACGACCGTTTCCGGACTTGCCGGAAATCTGTATCTGGGTTTGGAACCGGTGTGGTACCAGGGCAAATGGTATTTGTTCTCTCCGCTGTTCGACGCGTCGGCCAAGGCATCGCTCGGGCGGTATACGTTGAGTAGCGACATGAGTACCGTTACGGCCAGCACCAACTGGGGCAACGTGGGCGGAACGCTCAATTACCCGGGGCATCTACGAATTGTGGAAGACCACAGCGCCTGGTGGGGATTGGTTGCGAACCGCGCTGATTATACCCTAACGCGCCTGGGCTTTGGTAATGCGCTTACCAACGATCCCACTGCTGAAGCATTGCCTTTGATCAACCGGGCCAACGGCGATCTGGAACTGGTCAAAGACCCGCGTGATGGCTGGGTGGCGCTTGTGTCCAGCCAAACCGATAATAACCTGGCAGTGCTACAATTTGGGTCGAGTCTAGCCAATGGGCCTACGCTCTCCTACATCGTGCCGGGCACCGCAGGCATTCCGGGAACTACGGCGTTGGAAGCAATGGGCGTCATCCGCGAGTGCGATCACTGGTATGTGTTATTGAACGCCCCCACTGTAGAACGCTTTTATCTGCTCGATTTCGGGAATTCTTTGCTCAATACGCCTACTCTGGAGAACATCTCGTTTCAGATTCCTGGTGTGACGGACGTCAATGAATTGACCCTTGTGCGCGATGGCGGAAACATTCTGGCGTTTATGTCGCTCAACGGTGGAGAAATCGTACGGGCCAACTTTGGTGCCTCCATTCGCAATACGCCCACACTTACGCGCTTCTCCAACCTCGGGGTGGAGCGCCCGTGGGGACTGAAGTTTGTGCAAAACGGAAGTACGTGGACAACCTTTGTGGCCCATAATGCCACCACTGGCGCCAAAAGCATCAAGCGGCTGGTGTTTCCCGAAAATTGCGGATTGGCTACTGCCCCGGTAAGAAAGGGGGCTGCGCCCGGCCCCTTGGTGTATACCGAACCCGGGTTGCATCAGCTTTCCTTAACTGCTTCCGATGCTAACGGAAATACCACCACCTTCACGCGCTCGATTCAGGTGCAAATGCCCGTGCGCCCTGACTTCGAAACGGCTGGCGGGCAATGTGTCGGACAACCCATCTCGTTTCTGGAAACCACTACGGTCAGCGCGGGGGGAATTCAGGGCGTGCGTTGGGATTTTGGAGACGGTACCTCTTCATCAGAATTTAGCCCGCAGCATAGCTACACGGCTACCGGCACCTACACTGTGCGTCTGACCGTGACGTCTACCCTAGGATGTGTAATTCCGAAAGAACATACGTTACGCATCTACCCCAAACCACATCCGGATTTTACCTACGAGGCGGAGCCTTGTGCGAACGACTCTATCGTTTTCCGGGATGTCAGTCAGTTTGCGACCGACACCATACGCACCTGGTCGTGGAATTTTGCCGGGTTGGGTACTTCGCGAGAGCAGAATCCGGTTTTCATCTTTCCGGAAGCGGGAACGTACCCCGTCACCCTGACGGTCCGTGGCGTGAGCGGCTGTGATACTTCCGTCACCCGCAACGTTACCCTGAAGCAAGGGCCCGTCGTCGATTTTGCGGTGAATGGAAAGCAAGCTCAGACGTTACAGTTTTGTCTGGGCGAAATCCTGAGCTTTCAGTCTGCGGTCGACTTGAAAGGGACTGCCCAGCAGAGCTTTGCCTGGAATTTTGGGGATGGTACTTCGTCCAACGAACCGAATCCGGTCCATGTGTTCAGCACCCCGGGAACGTACCGCGTGGCCCTGACGGTCGCGAACGACCTGGGCTGCACGACCACCCGCAGCCGACAGGTACAAGTCCGCACGCTGCCCTCCGCTGATTTTTCGTTTACGGCCAACTGTGTGGGCAATACAACCACCTTTACCGTCACTAACGTCTCGACTGACAGTAATTACGACTTGCAGTGGAATTTTGGCGACGGTACCGAAGCAACCGGCGATGTAGTGCGTCATACGTACGACAGTGCAGGCACGTATAACGTGCGTCTTACCATTCTGACGCAATTCGGTTGTGCGTCTACTACCGTACAACAGGTGCCGGTGACAAATGCTCCGGCGGCACAGTTTGCCTTTGCACAAACTTGCGGCTCCTCCCAGGTTGATTTCTCAAACCAAGGCCTAACGGGTACTGGGGTCGTCTACGCGTGGAGCTTTGGCGACCTGGCAGCCGGGCAAGCCAACTTTTCGGCGGAAGAAAACCCAGCTCATGCGTTTACTGCTCCGGGGCGCTACCGGGTAGCACTACAGGTCACTGATCTGGCTTCCAATTGTTCGTCTGTTGTACAGCAATGGGTGGACGTGTACGAGGCGGGCAACGCCGCATTTGCTTACGAGGGGCAATGCGTGAATCAGCCCACACAGTTTTGGAATCAGAGTACGCTCGAGGGTGATTCTGTCGTGCGGTACCATTGGGACTTTGCCGGAATAGATAGCTCACAATTGCAGCACCCGAGCTTTACCTTTCCCGACACAGGACGTTACGAGGTGCATTTGGCGATTGAAACGGCGCGCGGGTGTTTCGACGATACCACCCTATGGGTGCAGGTCTTCGCCTTCCCCATAGCCGATTTTACGTACGGTTCCACCAGCGGTCCCTTGCCGTTAGCCGTGAACTTTACTAACCTAACTCAAAACGCCTCCTCGTTCGAATGGACGTTTGGCGATGGTGCGACCAGTACGGACGCTAGTCCTGTACACGCGTTTGCCGAAGAGGGCGCTTTCGAAGTAGTGTTGATTGCGAGGTCGGAGGGAGGCTGTGCCGACACCCTGCGGCAAGTGGTGAACATCGAAGAGCAGGTCCGGCAGGACGTACACCTGACCAACCTGGAAGTAATGGAAAACGCCGGCAGCCTCACCGTACGCGCGGAGCTGAAAAACGAAGGCAATACAACGATCACAGGACTAACCTTACGGGCCGAACTGGGGAATGACGTGATCTTGCAGGAGCAATGGATCGGCGAGCTGCGTCCCGGCGGCACGGTTACCCATACGTTCGCTTCGCGGTTACTCAACCGTGCTGCGCTCCCGTACTTGTGCGTAGCGGTGGACGCTCTTCCGGCAGAAACCCAGGTGGAGAACAACCGACTCTGTAACGTACGCACTACGCAACTTCAGGTCTTTGAGCCGTATCCGAATCCGGTCAACCATCAGGCCGAATTGATGTATGTCTTGCCGACCGACGGGCGGGTAGAGCTGCAGGTGGTCGATATGACAGGGCAGGAGGCCTTACGCGAGGTAAACGAAACGGCCGCGGCAGGCGTGCATCGGCACCAGTTGTTGGTTGAGGCCCTGCGCCCCGGCGTTTACCATGTGGTAGTACTGTACGCAGAACAGCGTGTGGTGCGTAAGCTGGTCGTTTTGCATTAA